A region of Streptomyces sp. R44 DNA encodes the following proteins:
- the nuoI gene encoding NADH-quinone oxidoreductase subunit NuoI, with amino-acid sequence MERRRTVSDFQNPVAGFGVTFKAMFKKRLTEQYPEQQKTTAPRFHGRHQLNRHPDGLEKCVGCELCAWACPADAIYVEGADNTDEERYSPGERYGRVYQINYARCILCGLCIEACPTRALTMTNEFELADSSREALIYTKEQLLAGLEEEMVDTPHAIFPGMTEQDYYRGLVTGAAPGTVRQVAVSKGEKGEPEGAGA; translated from the coding sequence ATGGAAAGGAGACGGACGGTGTCTGATTTCCAGAATCCGGTGGCCGGCTTCGGCGTGACCTTCAAGGCCATGTTCAAGAAGCGGCTGACCGAGCAGTACCCGGAGCAGCAGAAGACGACGGCGCCCCGCTTCCACGGCCGGCACCAGCTCAACCGTCACCCCGACGGTCTGGAGAAGTGCGTCGGCTGCGAGCTGTGCGCCTGGGCCTGTCCCGCCGACGCCATCTACGTCGAGGGCGCGGACAACACCGACGAGGAGCGCTACTCGCCGGGCGAGCGGTACGGCCGCGTCTACCAGATCAACTACGCCCGCTGCATCCTCTGCGGACTGTGCATCGAGGCGTGCCCCACGCGCGCGCTGACGATGACCAACGAGTTCGAGCTGGCCGACTCCTCCCGCGAGGCCCTGATCTACACCAAGGAGCAGCTCCTCGCGGGCCTGGAGGAGGAGATGGTCGACACCCCGCACGCGATCTTCCCGGGCATGACCGAGCAGGACTACTACCGGGGCCTGGTCACCGGGGCCGCGCCCGGCACCGTCCGTCAGGTGGCGGTGTCCAAGGGGGAGAAGGGCGAGCCGGAGGGGGCGGGCGCATGA